From one Flavobacterium kingsejongi genomic stretch:
- a CDS encoding GNAT family N-acetyltransferase encodes MELKIRPAKTEDLEMILKITNHAILHTTALYDYEARTWEAHEKWYENKITANFPVLVADLNGKAIGFGTYGTFREKPAYHPTVEHSVYVDPEHTGHGVGKILLEALITTAKAQNYHLMIGCIDAANATSIAFHKKFGFTSCGTITEVAHKFDRWLDLEIMQLKLQ; translated from the coding sequence ATGGAACTAAAAATCAGGCCGGCAAAAACAGAAGATCTGGAAATGATCCTGAAGATCACTAACCACGCCATCCTCCACACTACCGCGCTCTACGATTACGAAGCCCGAACGTGGGAAGCACACGAAAAATGGTATGAAAATAAAATTACTGCAAACTTCCCTGTACTGGTCGCAGACCTTAACGGAAAAGCGATTGGATTTGGCACCTATGGGACTTTCCGGGAAAAACCAGCTTACCACCCTACAGTCGAACATTCCGTCTATGTTGACCCGGAACATACTGGTCATGGTGTTGGAAAAATATTGCTGGAGGCACTTATAACCACTGCCAAAGCCCAAAACTATCATCTGATGATTGGGTGTATTGATGCTGCAAACGCAACAAGTATCGCCTTCCATAAAAAATTCGGATTCACATCCTGCGGCACTATCACGGAAGTAGCACATAAATTTGACCGCTGGCTGGACCTCGAAATCATGCAATTGAAATTGCAATAA
- the typA gene encoding translational GTPase TypA: MESIRNIAIIAHVDHGKTTLVDKIMYHCQLFRENENTGDLILDNNDLERERGITITSKNVSVMYKGTKINIIDTPGHADFGGEVERVLNMADGVCLLVDAFEGPMPQTRFVLQKAIDLGLKPCVVINKVDKENCTPEEVHEKVFDLMFELGATEEQLDFPTVYGSAKNNWMSDDFRNQTDNIEPLLDMVIANVPAPKVSEGTPQMLITSLDFSAFTGRIAIGRLERGVLKEGMPISLVKRDGSISKSRIKELHTFEGLGRKKVQEVIAGDICAIIGVEGFEIGDTIADFENPEGLKTIDIDEPTMSMLFTINDSPFFGKEGKFVTSRHIRERLTKELEKNLAMKLGETDSADKFMVFGRGVLHLSVLIETMRREGYELQIGQPQVIIKEIDGKKCEPIEELTIDLPESLSGRAVEFVSFRKGEMLSMETKGERMIIKFNIPSRGIIGLRNQLLTATAGEAIMAHRFIGYEPYKGEISGRNKGSLISMEKGKAIPYSIDKLQDRGKFFVEPNAEIYEGQVIGENSRGDDMCVNVTKEKKQSNVRSSGNDEKARIIPPIIFSLEEALEYIQKDEYVEVTPKSIRLRKIYLTETDRKRFKI, translated from the coding sequence ATGGAATCTATCAGGAACATTGCAATTATTGCCCACGTCGATCACGGTAAAACTACTTTGGTTGATAAAATTATGTATCATTGTCAACTTTTCCGTGAAAACGAAAATACGGGAGACTTAATTCTTGACAATAACGATTTAGAACGTGAAAGAGGTATTACTATTACTTCTAAAAACGTTTCTGTAATGTATAAAGGAACAAAAATCAACATTATAGATACCCCAGGTCACGCGGATTTTGGTGGTGAAGTAGAGCGTGTATTGAATATGGCTGACGGTGTTTGTCTGCTTGTAGATGCTTTCGAGGGGCCTATGCCTCAAACGCGTTTTGTATTGCAAAAAGCGATTGACTTAGGATTGAAACCTTGTGTAGTAATCAATAAAGTAGATAAAGAAAACTGTACTCCTGAAGAAGTTCATGAGAAAGTTTTTGACCTGATGTTCGAATTGGGCGCTACCGAAGAACAATTGGATTTTCCAACTGTATATGGTTCTGCTAAAAATAACTGGATGTCTGATGATTTCAGAAACCAGACGGATAACATCGAGCCTTTGTTAGACATGGTTATTGCTAATGTTCCAGCTCCTAAAGTATCTGAAGGTACACCTCAGATGTTGATTACTTCTTTAGATTTTTCCGCTTTTACAGGTCGTATTGCTATTGGTCGTCTTGAAAGAGGAGTTCTTAAAGAAGGTATGCCAATCTCATTAGTAAAAAGAGATGGTAGTATATCTAAATCTCGTATCAAAGAACTTCATACTTTTGAAGGACTTGGTCGTAAAAAAGTACAAGAGGTTATTGCTGGAGATATTTGTGCAATCATTGGAGTTGAAGGGTTTGAAATTGGTGATACTATTGCTGATTTTGAAAATCCTGAAGGTCTAAAAACGATTGATATCGATGAGCCTACAATGAGTATGTTGTTTACAATTAATGACTCTCCTTTCTTTGGTAAAGAGGGTAAATTTGTAACTTCTCGTCATATTAGAGAAAGATTGACAAAAGAATTAGAGAAAAACTTAGCGATGAAGTTAGGTGAAACTGATTCTGCTGATAAATTCATGGTTTTTGGTCGTGGAGTACTTCACTTATCTGTTCTTATTGAAACAATGAGAAGAGAAGGGTATGAGTTGCAAATTGGTCAGCCACAGGTTATCATCAAAGAAATTGATGGTAAAAAATGTGAGCCAATTGAGGAATTGACTATCGATTTACCAGAATCACTTTCAGGTAGAGCGGTAGAGTTTGTTTCTTTCCGTAAAGGAGAAATGTTGAGTATGGAAACTAAAGGGGAACGTATGATTATTAAATTTAATATTCCATCACGTGGAATTATTGGATTGCGTAACCAATTACTTACTGCAACAGCTGGTGAGGCTATTATGGCGCACCGTTTTATTGGATATGAGCCTTACAAAGGAGAAATTTCCGGACGTAACAAGGGTTCATTGATTTCTATGGAAAAAGGAAAAGCTATTCCTTATTCTATCGATAAATTACAAGATCGTGGTAAGTTTTTTGTTGAACCAAATGCCGAAATCTACGAAGGTCAGGTAATTGGAGAAAACTCTCGTGGTGATGATATGTGTGTAAACGTAACTAAAGAGAAAAAACAATCTAACGTTCGTTCTTCTGGAAATGATGAGAAAGCAAGGATTATTCCTCCGATTATTTTCTCATTAGAGGAAGCTTTGGAATATATTCAGAAAGATGAGTATGTAGAGGTTACGCCAAAATCTATTCGTTTGAGAAAAATCTATTTGACAGAAACAGATAGAAAACGTTTCAAAATATAA
- a CDS encoding PAS domain S-box protein yields the protein MTDSIRTLKILIISTASDDAEIIDPMLGNYIISTTYTSTFPTDTSIVSNFDLVLLQSVFFEQLHTTENLKNKENETTDIPAFIILTRDNTTIDTTEALYIQQGALDVLDTTGLPIQFIQKRILFALERSLLLKKQPNFDPYNAVFNSIPENNLIYDIDTFDFLDVNNAAIASYGYSKEEFLKMKVTDIIPKDDLEKAHKRLSEKKHSKKINRGIHRHIKKNGKIIYVAVKSIETTFKGRNARIVTVTDINLKKAEKQNLKIDSIRLRSLVQEGTDLITVLDHQGNFQFASPNHESILGYSNEEMIGKNVRQFVFEEDYNYFYQLYQNLDDQKRIHIAPFKFKCADGNWIWLETVITNMLNDPTINGIVANSRNVTERIKADLKIKISTERYESVARATSDAIYDYDFNTSEIYLSGSGYKKLFGYDIINNSENLKFWESRIHPDDKRKVLHFTSKIIKSGNPSNHQIEYRFRRNDGTYAYILDRFFIIYENNQAVRKLGAMQDISTRKFQEKILGFEKKIYELNASPRIPFTEVLHKLTENIENLIPASWCSIQKLDHENIAEFLSGKKMPAPYAKIISSIQFLPNPEAYERFFIKGKSIYIENLSHNTKWQEYTPLVAEFGFQSCWLIPVRKSNGTIFAAIVLYFKDLKKPKDEEIAFIERAANLLGVLMENKSNIEETEYAKERYDMVAKATSDTIWDWNLPEDKFTWNKGIETIFGYKKEDVGTNSKWWFDRVHPEDSMRVSVKLYNFLEEKVEKWQDEYRLKCADGTYKYVFDRGFLVRDENGNLLRMIASMQDITKQKQEEQRLRLLESVITHTKEGIIITEKQKHNNNAKIVYVNDALTEMTGYQKEELLGKSSAIFFGPKSDAKELTKLNSTIDNGQSCEIEIITYKKNGEEFWTNISGVPVDSSEGTTHTIAIQRDITERKLQEKEKEHLIRELTRNNKDLRQFSYITSHNIRAPLSNLTGLLNLLEEIPVDNPELEELLQGFRKSTHQLNETIDDLVKVIIIKDNPSLNTEVIDIHQTISKAISQIPAIINTTNASIEISVPKNTELLINKSYFESILSNLFSNSLKYKSEERALKIAVTVKIKKKTIEMTFEDNGLGIDTERYKDRIFGLYQKFHHLSQESKGLGLYLVKSQVESMGGTIELESEIEKGTKFKLIFKK from the coding sequence ATGACGGATTCCATCAGAACACTCAAAATCCTTATTATAAGCACCGCTTCAGATGATGCAGAAATAATTGACCCCATGCTTGGCAATTATATAATTTCTACAACATACACGAGCACATTCCCTACTGACACCAGCATAGTAAGCAACTTTGACCTCGTTCTTTTACAATCTGTTTTTTTCGAACAATTACACACGACAGAAAACTTAAAAAACAAAGAAAACGAAACTACAGATATACCCGCTTTTATCATACTTACCCGGGACAATACGACAATTGACACAACCGAAGCTCTGTACATACAACAAGGTGCCCTGGACGTTCTGGACACCACAGGACTACCAATACAATTCATTCAAAAACGAATACTTTTTGCCCTCGAAAGAAGCTTACTTCTAAAAAAGCAGCCTAATTTCGATCCTTATAATGCGGTTTTCAACTCTATTCCAGAAAACAACCTGATTTACGACATTGATACCTTTGATTTTCTTGACGTAAACAATGCTGCAATAGCATCCTACGGATACAGCAAAGAAGAATTCCTAAAGATGAAAGTAACCGACATCATCCCGAAAGATGATTTAGAAAAAGCCCACAAACGCTTGTCCGAAAAGAAACATTCTAAAAAAATAAACCGGGGCATACACCGCCATATTAAAAAAAATGGCAAAATTATTTATGTAGCAGTCAAAAGTATAGAAACCACTTTCAAAGGCAGGAATGCGCGCATTGTAACCGTTACCGACATCAATCTAAAAAAAGCAGAAAAGCAGAATTTAAAAATTGACTCCATCCGCCTGCGTTCTCTGGTACAGGAAGGTACTGATCTGATAACCGTACTCGACCACCAAGGCAACTTTCAGTTCGCCAGTCCCAATCACGAATCGATTTTAGGCTATAGCAATGAGGAAATGATCGGCAAAAACGTCCGTCAGTTTGTTTTTGAAGAAGACTATAATTATTTCTACCAATTGTACCAAAACCTTGACGACCAAAAAAGGATACACATCGCACCATTCAAATTCAAATGTGCCGATGGAAACTGGATTTGGCTCGAAACGGTAATCACGAATATGCTGAACGACCCTACCATTAATGGCATCGTTGCAAATTCCAGAAATGTCACCGAAAGGATTAAAGCCGATTTAAAAATAAAAATCAGCACCGAACGGTACGAATCTGTTGCCCGGGCCACCAGCGACGCCATTTACGATTATGACTTTAACACCAGTGAAATTTACCTTTCCGGCTCTGGCTATAAAAAACTATTTGGCTACGATATAATAAACAACTCCGAAAATTTAAAATTTTGGGAATCACGCATCCATCCGGATGACAAGCGAAAAGTATTACACTTTACCTCTAAAATTATAAAATCCGGCAATCCCTCCAACCACCAGATCGAATACCGGTTCCGGAGAAACGATGGGACTTATGCTTATATCCTGGATCGCTTTTTTATCATTTACGAAAATAACCAGGCCGTTCGAAAGTTGGGTGCCATGCAGGATATTTCCACACGAAAGTTCCAGGAAAAAATCCTGGGCTTCGAAAAGAAAATTTACGAACTCAATGCCTCCCCAAGAATACCATTCACGGAAGTGCTTCATAAATTAACCGAAAATATAGAAAACCTTATTCCGGCATCCTGGTGTTCGATACAAAAACTGGATCACGAAAATATTGCCGAATTCCTGTCCGGTAAAAAAATGCCGGCGCCTTATGCTAAAATCATCAGCAGCATTCAATTCCTACCCAATCCGGAAGCCTATGAACGATTTTTTATCAAGGGAAAAAGTATCTATATTGAAAACCTGAGCCATAATACAAAATGGCAGGAATACACTCCTTTAGTTGCAGAATTTGGATTTCAATCCTGCTGGCTCATTCCTGTCAGAAAAAGCAACGGCACCATATTTGCCGCCATAGTATTATACTTTAAAGACCTCAAGAAACCGAAAGACGAGGAAATTGCTTTTATAGAAAGAGCTGCCAACCTGTTAGGCGTCCTGATGGAAAATAAAAGCAACATTGAGGAAACCGAATACGCAAAAGAACGCTACGATATGGTCGCCAAGGCTACCAGCGATACTATTTGGGACTGGAACCTTCCGGAAGACAAGTTCACCTGGAACAAGGGCATCGAAACCATTTTCGGCTACAAAAAAGAAGATGTAGGCACAAACTCCAAATGGTGGTTTGACCGTGTACATCCGGAAGACAGCATGCGCGTGTCTGTAAAACTCTATAATTTTTTAGAAGAAAAAGTCGAAAAATGGCAAGATGAATACCGCCTCAAATGTGCGGATGGCACTTATAAATATGTTTTTGACCGTGGTTTTTTAGTCCGCGACGAAAATGGCAACCTATTGCGAATGATTGCCTCTATGCAGGATATCACTAAACAAAAGCAGGAAGAACAACGCCTTCGCCTTTTAGAATCCGTCATCACACACACCAAAGAAGGCATCATCATTACCGAAAAACAAAAACACAACAATAACGCAAAAATCGTTTATGTCAATGACGCACTGACCGAAATGACCGGATATCAGAAAGAAGAGCTTTTAGGAAAATCTTCTGCCATCTTTTTTGGTCCTAAATCAGATGCCAAAGAACTTACAAAACTCAACAGCACCATAGACAACGGGCAATCCTGCGAAATAGAAATCATAACCTATAAGAAAAACGGAGAAGAGTTCTGGACCAATATCTCTGGCGTTCCGGTAGACAGCAGTGAAGGTACCACACACACCATTGCCATACAAAGAGACATTACTGAACGAAAATTACAGGAAAAGGAAAAAGAACACCTGATACGGGAACTCACACGCAATAATAAAGACCTAAGACAATTCTCTTACATTACATCACATAATATAAGAGCCCCTTTATCCAATTTAACCGGATTATTAAACCTATTAGAGGAAATTCCAGTAGACAACCCGGAACTCGAAGAACTTCTCCAGGGTTTTAGAAAATCTACGCACCAGCTCAACGAAACTATCGACGACCTTGTGAAAGTAATTATCATAAAAGATAATCCATCATTAAATACAGAGGTAATAGACATACATCAAACCATTTCAAAGGCAATAAGCCAGATTCCAGCCATAATCAACACAACAAATGCGAGCATCGAAATTAGCGTACCCAAAAACACTGAATTACTGATTAACAAAAGCTATTTTGAAAGCATTTTATCCAACTTATTTTCAAATTCGCTAAAATACAAATCAGAAGAAAGAGCATTAAAAATAGCGGTAACCGTAAAAATCAAAAAGAAAACTATCGAAATGACTTTTGAAGACAACGGACTTGGCATAGACACCGAAAGATACAAGGACCGAATTTTTGGATTGTATCAAAAATTCCACCATCTTAGCCAGGAGAGCAAAGGACTGGGCCTATATTTAGTAAAATCCCAGGTAGAAAGCATGGGCGGCACGATCGAATTAGAAAGCGAGATTGAGAAAGGCACCAAATTCAAATTAATATTCAAAAAATAA
- a CDS encoding response regulator translates to MLKKVFCVDDDSIALMLYKMVIKKAAFTDEIITAFNGQEALEYYDTLLSENSEPMDYPELIFLDLNMPIMGGWEFLERFSNEEYAAFRGTKVIILSSTIDPADLRRVGEFPIVIDFLSKPISKEMLENLKSKWM, encoded by the coding sequence ATGCTGAAAAAAGTTTTCTGCGTTGACGACGATTCAATCGCATTGATGCTTTACAAGATGGTCATTAAAAAAGCAGCATTTACAGACGAAATCATTACAGCCTTTAACGGACAGGAAGCGCTGGAATATTATGATACACTATTAAGCGAGAATTCTGAGCCGATGGATTATCCAGAATTGATATTCCTGGACCTGAACATGCCTATTATGGGCGGATGGGAGTTCTTAGAACGCTTTTCAAACGAGGAGTACGCCGCGTTCCGGGGTACGAAAGTAATTATCCTATCCTCTACCATTGACCCTGCAGACCTGAGAAGAGTAGGCGAATTCCCCATTGTAATTGATTTTTTATCAAAACCCATCTCTAAGGAAATGCTGGAAAATTTAAAAAGCAAATGGATGTAA
- the rpsT gene encoding 30S ribosomal protein S20, translated as MANHKSALKRIRSNEKKRVLNRYQHKTTRNAIKALRLATDKGEASAKLSSVISMIDKLAKKNIIHDNKASNLKSKLTKHVSAL; from the coding sequence ATGGCAAATCATAAGTCAGCTTTAAAAAGAATCAGAAGCAACGAAAAGAAAAGAGTGTTGAACAGATACCAACACAAAACTACTCGTAACGCTATAAAAGCATTACGTTTAGCTACAGATAAAGGAGAAGCTTCTGCAAAATTATCAAGTGTAATCTCTATGATCGATAAGTTAGCGAAGAAAAATATCATTCATGATAACAAGGCTTCTAACTTGAAATCTAAATTGACAAAACACGTATCTGCACTATAG
- the proS gene encoding proline--tRNA ligase yields MSKNLTKRSEDYSKWYNELVVKADLAENSGVRGCMVIKPYGYAIWEKMQAELDRMFKETGHQNAYFPLFVPKSMFEAEEKNAEGFAKECAIVTHYRLKTDPDNKGKLIVDPNAKLEEELIVRPTSEAIIWSTYKGWVQSYRDLPLLINQWANVVRWEMRTRLFLRTAEFLWQEGHTAHATQSEAITESVQMMNVYAEFAQNFMAMPVIKGFKTETERFAGAEETYCIEALMQDGKALQAGTSHFLGQNFAKAFDVKFANAEGKQEHVWGTSWGVSTRLMGALVMTHSDDNGLVLPPSLAPIQVVIVPIYKTEEQLETISAEVATLTAELKKRGIVVKYDNRTTHKPGFKFNEYELKGVPVRIAVGPKDLEEGTFEVARRDTLTKEVVLKGSIVNYVSDLLEQIQSDLFTKALNYRDAHITEVNSFEEFKEVLEHKTGFISAHWDGTAETEEQIKDLTKATIRCIPLDRKEEAGTCVFTGKPSVGRVLFAKAY; encoded by the coding sequence ATGAGCAAGAACTTGACAAAAAGATCGGAAGATTATTCCAAATGGTATAACGAATTAGTGGTAAAGGCTGACCTTGCCGAAAACTCAGGCGTTAGGGGTTGTATGGTGATCAAGCCCTACGGTTATGCAATTTGGGAAAAAATGCAGGCGGAGCTTGACAGAATGTTCAAGGAGACCGGGCATCAGAATGCCTATTTTCCTTTGTTTGTTCCGAAAAGCATGTTCGAAGCCGAAGAAAAAAATGCGGAAGGATTTGCAAAAGAATGTGCAATTGTTACCCATTACAGATTAAAAACAGATCCTGACAATAAAGGTAAGTTAATTGTTGACCCCAATGCAAAGCTGGAAGAGGAATTGATTGTGCGTCCTACAAGTGAAGCTATTATATGGAGTACTTATAAAGGATGGGTACAGTCGTATCGTGATTTGCCCCTGCTGATTAATCAATGGGCGAATGTAGTGCGATGGGAAATGAGGACACGTCTTTTTTTACGAACTGCGGAATTCTTATGGCAGGAAGGGCATACGGCGCATGCGACGCAATCAGAAGCGATCACAGAATCAGTACAAATGATGAATGTATATGCTGAATTTGCCCAGAATTTCATGGCAATGCCAGTAATTAAAGGATTTAAAACAGAAACGGAGCGTTTTGCAGGAGCGGAAGAGACTTATTGTATCGAAGCGCTAATGCAGGATGGAAAAGCATTACAGGCCGGGACATCCCACTTTTTAGGGCAAAACTTTGCCAAAGCTTTTGATGTGAAGTTTGCTAATGCAGAAGGAAAGCAGGAACATGTATGGGGAACTTCCTGGGGTGTTTCCACCCGATTGATGGGTGCCCTGGTAATGACACACTCTGATGATAACGGATTGGTATTGCCACCAAGCCTGGCACCAATACAGGTGGTTATCGTGCCTATCTATAAAACAGAGGAGCAATTGGAGACTATTTCTGCAGAAGTGGCTACACTAACCGCAGAATTAAAAAAACGCGGTATTGTAGTGAAGTATGACAATCGTACTACGCATAAGCCCGGATTTAAATTTAATGAATATGAATTAAAAGGCGTGCCCGTTCGAATTGCTGTTGGTCCAAAAGATCTTGAAGAAGGTACTTTTGAAGTTGCCAGACGTGATACGCTAACTAAAGAGGTTGTTTTGAAGGGAAGCATCGTAAATTATGTGAGCGACCTTCTGGAACAGATCCAGAGTGATTTATTTACAAAAGCATTAAATTATAGGGATGCTCATATTACGGAAGTAAATAGTTTTGAGGAATTTAAGGAAGTTTTAGAACATAAAACCGGCTTTATTTCGGCACATTGGGACGGTACAGCCGAAACAGAAGAGCAAATTAAAGACCTAACAAAAGCAACAATTCGTTGTATTCCCCTTGACCGTAAAGAAGAGGCTGGAACCTGCGTGTTTACTGGGAAACCGTCCGTTGGAAGAGTGCTTTTTGCTAAGGCTTATTAA
- a CDS encoding OmpP1/FadL family transporter, which translates to MKKYLLLGLIGLSVTAVKAQDISDALRYSQTNLNGTARFRAMSGAFGALGGDLSSLNVNPAGSAIFNNNQVTFTISNYNTKNKSNYFGTTTSANDNSFDLNQIGGVFVFNNNNPESSWRKLTLAVNYENTNNFDNSLYSAGTNPTTSIGQYFVNQANGVPLDYLVTRPGETAGGLYSYLGAFGGNYQNAFLGYDSFILEPNSTNPQNTLYTSNVVPGGNYSQANYINSSGYNGKVSFNAAAQYQDWLSLGLNLNTHFSDYTSTTDFYENNNNAAVPGSTNVRNIRFRNELYTYGNGFSFQVGAIAKVTNAIRFGLAYESPTWMKLNDKLRQSLVAYRDGSGIPAIFDEGITNVYPSYRVQTPSKYTGSFAYIFGSNGLISIDYALKSYSDTKLKPSDDPTFQEYNSIMKNILDVTSEVRVGAEYRIQNFSLRGGYRFEQSPYKNGNTIGDLQGFSGGLGYNFGATKLDLAYSYAKRDYDQQMFNTGLTDSSRIKSVNNNVSLGLTFDF; encoded by the coding sequence ATGAAAAAATACTTACTTCTCGGTTTAATAGGCTTAAGTGTCACTGCTGTAAAAGCTCAGGATATTTCTGATGCCCTGCGGTACTCGCAGACCAACCTGAATGGAACAGCGCGGTTCAGAGCCATGAGTGGCGCATTTGGTGCCTTAGGAGGCGATCTGTCTTCCCTGAATGTAAATCCGGCGGGTTCAGCCATATTCAACAACAATCAGGTTACTTTTACCATCAGTAATTACAACACTAAAAATAAATCCAATTATTTTGGGACCACAACCAGTGCAAACGATAATTCTTTTGACCTGAATCAAATTGGTGGTGTTTTTGTATTTAACAATAACAATCCGGAAAGTTCCTGGAGAAAACTTACGCTGGCAGTCAATTATGAAAATACCAATAATTTTGACAATTCACTCTATTCGGCAGGAACTAACCCTACGACTTCAATAGGCCAGTATTTTGTCAATCAGGCGAACGGCGTGCCTTTGGATTACCTCGTAACACGACCTGGAGAAACTGCCGGTGGACTCTACTCTTACCTGGGTGCTTTTGGTGGAAATTACCAAAATGCCTTTTTAGGATATGATAGTTTCATATTGGAACCGAACAGCACCAATCCACAAAATACACTTTACACATCCAATGTTGTTCCGGGAGGAAATTACAGCCAGGCTAATTATATTAATTCGTCCGGTTACAATGGTAAGGTTTCTTTTAATGCAGCAGCACAATATCAGGACTGGCTTTCTTTGGGGTTAAACCTGAACACCCATTTTTCTGATTACACCAGCACTACCGATTTTTACGAAAACAATAACAACGCAGCTGTACCAGGCAGCACTAATGTAAGGAATATCCGTTTCCGCAATGAATTGTATACCTATGGAAATGGTTTCTCTTTTCAGGTTGGTGCGATTGCGAAAGTGACTAATGCCATCCGCTTTGGACTTGCTTACGAATCACCAACCTGGATGAAACTTAACGACAAATTGAGACAATCACTGGTAGCCTACAGGGACGGTAGTGGTATTCCGGCTATATTTGACGAAGGTATTACCAATGTATATCCTTCCTACAGAGTACAAACACCAAGTAAATACACTGGAAGTTTTGCCTATATCTTTGGTAGCAACGGATTGATCTCTATCGATTACGCCTTAAAATCCTACAGCGATACCAAATTAAAACCCAGCGATGACCCTACATTCCAGGAATACAACAGCATTATGAAAAACATACTGGACGTTACTTCTGAAGTTCGGGTGGGTGCTGAATACCGTATTCAGAATTTCAGCCTTCGTGGCGGTTATCGCTTTGAGCAAAGTCCCTATAAAAACGGAAACACAATTGGTGATCTTCAGGGCTTTTCGGGAGGTTTAGGATACAACTTTGGCGCAACCAAACTCGACCTTGCCTACTCTTACGCCAAAAGAGATTACGACCAGCAAATGTTCAACACCGGGTTAACAGACAGCTCCCGTATTAAATCAGTCAATAACAATGTTTCTTTAGGATTAACATTCGATTTTTAA
- the rimO gene encoding 30S ribosomal protein S12 methylthiotransferase RimO, producing the protein MRTKSLKKNKINVITLGCSKNVYDSEVLMGQLRASGKDVQHEAPAHEEGNIIVINTCGFIDNAKEESVNMILNYVDKKEQGLVDKVFVTGCLSERYKPDLIKEIPNVDQYFGTTELPGLLKALGADYKHELLGERLTTTPKNYAYLKIAEGCDRPCSFCAIPLMRGKHVSQSIEKLVNEAKGLAKNGVKELILIAQDLTYYGLDLYKKRNLAELLENLAAIEGIEWIRLHYAFPAGFPMDVLELMKREPKICNYLDIPLQHISDKILKSMRRGTTQAKTTKLLKEFREAVPGMTIRTTLIVGYPGETEEDFQILKNWVEEMRFERLGCFAYSHEENTHAYLLEDDVPAEVKQQRANEIMEIQSQISWELNQEKIGQTLRCIIDRKEGAHFVGRTEFDSPDVDNEVLIDASLAYLKTGEFVDVKITDATEFDLYGEAVIA; encoded by the coding sequence ATGAGAACCAAGTCGTTAAAGAAAAATAAAATTAATGTAATCACTTTAGGATGTTCTAAGAACGTTTATGACAGTGAAGTCCTTATGGGACAGTTGCGTGCCAGCGGTAAAGACGTACAGCATGAAGCCCCTGCTCATGAAGAAGGAAACATCATTGTTATTAACACCTGTGGTTTTATTGATAATGCAAAGGAAGAATCTGTAAACATGATCCTTAACTATGTCGACAAGAAAGAACAAGGACTGGTAGACAAAGTATTTGTTACCGGTTGCTTATCCGAACGATACAAACCAGACTTAATTAAGGAAATCCCGAATGTTGACCAGTACTTCGGTACTACAGAATTACCGGGACTATTAAAAGCTTTAGGTGCTGATTACAAACATGAATTATTAGGGGAACGCCTTACCACAACTCCTAAAAACTACGCTTACCTTAAAATTGCAGAAGGCTGTGACCGTCCGTGCAGTTTTTGTGCTATCCCTTTAATGCGTGGTAAACACGTTTCGCAATCTATTGAGAAATTAGTAAACGAAGCAAAAGGATTGGCAAAAAATGGTGTAAAAGAACTTATCCTTATTGCACAGGACCTTACGTATTATGGTCTTGATTTGTATAAAAAAAGAAACCTTGCTGAATTATTAGAGAACCTTGCTGCTATTGAAGGTATCGAATGGATTCGCCTTCATTATGCATTCCCGGCAGGATTTCCTATGGATGTGCTGGAATTAATGAAGCGGGAGCCTAAAATCTGTAATTACCTGGATATTCCATTGCAACATATCTCTGATAAGATCTTAAAATCCATGCGACGTGGAACGACACAGGCAAAAACGACCAAGTTATTAAAGGAATTCCGCGAGGCTGTTCCTGGAATGACCATCCGTACTACACTTATTGTAGGTTATCCGGGAGAAACTGAAGAAGATTTCCAGATCCTGAAAAACTGGGTGGAAGAAATGCGTTTTGAACGTTTGGGCTGTTTCGCTTATTCCCATGAAGAAAATACCCACGCTTATCTATTGGAAGATGATGTTCCTGCTGAAGTAAAACAACAGCGTGCCAATGAAATTATGGAAATTCAGTCCCAAATTTCATGGGAACTGAACCAGGAAAAAATCGGGCAGACATTACGTTGTATTATTGACCGTAAAGAAGGAGCACACTTTGTAGGAAGAACAGAATTTGATAGCCCTGATGTAGATAATGAAGTACTAATTGATGCTTCTTTAGCGTACCTGAAAACCGGAGAATTTGTAGACGTTAAAATTACCGATGCCACTGAATTTGATTTATATGGTGAAGCCGTTATTGCGTAA